A segment of the Salminus brasiliensis chromosome 1, fSalBra1.hap2, whole genome shotgun sequence genome:
CAATGAGCTAGTAGATGCATTGTCTGAGCATATTATCCTGATAGATGTAGTGCTCTGAGCATGTGTAGCAAGGATTTGTGAAACACTTGTGTACATAACACTACCGTATGATGGCACATTTGTTTGGACCCTAACAgggaccatcattccagggagtGGTGGCTGTGAACCTACATTCTGTGTGGCAAAGGTTGGTTGAACTTGTTGTAAGAAAAGTGAGCTTGTTGTGAGCACCTTTGATGAGAAAGCTCCAATATTCTGTGGAGAGGTTCTTAAGAGATATGGATAACTGTGACTAGTGCTATCAGTCTTTGAAGCACTCTGCCCCTGGATCTGATGTATAGGTTGGTGAGTTTTCTGTAGCATGGGCTGTAGATTTGGCTGTCTGATATGTAGCTTCTGTAACTGTTGTGGTTGATAAGGCAGGTGATGTTTGGGCCGTTGTGTTGATTCAGGATGCCAGTACACTGTCTGAAACGGCAAAAAGGCAGATGAAGCCAAGCTACTTTGAAGTGAGGACTGCTGCATTACATCTTGGCTCATGTGCTCATGTACTGAAGCCTCACTGTCTGATGACAATTGCCCTGGCAAGCGAGGTGATTTCTGCAGAAggtcttctgattggctgtcttcACTGATGCTCTGTTGCAACAACTGATGGGATCCAAGAACTGGCTGTGCGCTTCTTTTAGATCTTACCAGTTCACTGCCAGATACCGAATGAGATGCACTAGTTAGGGATGAGGGGCCTTGCCACGGTGATGGTGGCCCATGTTGGTCAGAATGCTCTTGCTTAATGTTCATCTCAGAACcttgttcttgaagtacagctTCAGGATAAACACTCAGGGACGCCTGCCTAACTAGGTATCCACGTCTGCGTTCCTTCATGGCTGATGCACTGGAATATACCTCCCCTTGTCTTGAAGAAGTTGAAAGACTTCCGTAATCAAATGACTTGCTACGAATTTCTGGTACCTCAGTAGGTAAAGCGCAAGGGGCTTGTTCTGAAGAAGAACGCCGCATCTCCTTGTGATGATGGCCTGGTATTGACAGAGAATGACCACTCCCTGGAACAGTTAAAAACTCTGACTGTTTACTGAACTCGTCTTGCTTGGTTGGTGACACTGATTTCATGCTTTCTTCTTTATCAAATGAAATGGAGAAACTTGAGCTATGGGACAGGTTGCTCTCTTGACTAGGGCTTCTTGAAAGACTGGTGCAAGTAGACTCAAAGCTCGATTCTCCAGATGAGTGCTCCATGTCTGCAAGACGCAGACGTTTTTTCTTTGGGGGCAATTTTTCTGCTGGGAGTTGGGACAGGGTCTCACTCCTCTGTGGCCACTGGAATTCCTCCACATGTTTCTCTGGTTCCTTAGCTGGTACCTCTGGTTCTTTTTCTGGTTTATCAGGCTCTTCTGTTACCCTGATTTCAGGCACTTGAATGTTAGGTTGCCGTACTAGTTTGTGAGGCATATGATATTGCTGGTTTTGTGCAACAGATATCAATTCACTGTcacactgctgctgatgttCCATGTTCTCAGATCTCATAACTGATTCAGGACTCTGCACATCCTCTATGTTTTCTGTATCAGATTGTTCAGAGAGTTGTCCAATCGTTTTTTCCGGATGGTAAGTCTGATATTCAACTGACTCTGATTTTTCAAATGAGTTTGGCCTGCTAAGTGAGTTAGTATGCTGAATAACAGATATAACATTGCCAGCAGCCTTTCTGTCTGGATCTTGAACTAGCACCAGATCCTCTGGACACATACCAGTACCTTTATCAAAACTTTCTGATGGACTGTAACCACCAAACATAGATCTTTTATCTGCTGGAGTAGCCCTTGAAGACTCTTGACTTCCTTGTTTTAGATCATATTCTCCAGCTGTTTCGATAGAGCCACTCTGTGTGTCATCATACTGACCAGCACAATCCTCCTCATCACCAACACTTTTTTCCTTGCGACGTTTTCGTGTGGTCATCTCAGCCATTCCAACCTTCGTACCATAGGAGCTGTATGTTGTACGTATTTCTGGACAAGCAAGCTCTGATCCTGAACCTTTAAGCTCAGACATCAACACACCTCTTTCAACCACTTTCATTGCTGAGACAGGGCCTGATATCTTTCCATAATTCTCAGATTCTCCGTGTTCAAAAGCAGCCTGTCTCCTCAGCCTCCTTAGGCCAGCTGCTCCTGGGTAAAATACGTCATCCGGAGACATCATCTCATCAAATGAATGACTTCCTCGCAAACCTGGTGGAACATTGAGGTTAGTTGGAGAAGGTGTGGGCATTGAGTTGCTTCTAATGAGTGGCCCTGATTCAGAAGGAGCTTCTAGAAGACCAGCATTGCTTTGGCAATTTGGGCCTAGTGGATACTGCTTAGGGTCACACCCTGCAACAAGCTGTGATTCTGCAGAACCTCCTCTGAAAAAGATGTGATCCTCTGATATCTTTCCCATGTCCAGCTCCATCATGGCACAGGACTTGTTGTGAGGGTCTTGATTGGCAGCAGAAACCATTCCAACTGTAATGGGCTGTCTAGATCTGGAATTAGGTCTGTAATACCAGGTTCTACCAAACATTATTTCTTCATATGACTTTGCATTGGTGTTAGGTGGGCTAATCTGTTGTTCAGCACTCTCTGAGCGAGAAAAATAGCCAGAATCTGTACTGCCTTTGCTGTGTGGACTCAACAGATTCAGAGACTGCTCCGAGTCCTGGCCCTTTTTCTCGGTAAGTCTCAAAGCAAGCCTTTGTCTGATAGTATGCGACTCATCTCCTCTGATCATTTGTCCTCCAATATGAGATCCCTTGATTTCTGTGAATGGGGTACACTCTATGGCTGTTGATGGAAGCCCCTGTTTTGGGACAATTAAAATAGGCACTTTCATAGACGCCATGGCCAGCTCTTCTGCTGGATCTGCATATGCCGGTTCTCCACCCTTTTCTATTGTGCTTTTGTCAGACTCAAAAGATATCtggggtacagggctacttttTTCTAGGTACATCGCTCCGTCTGCGGTTTCTTCATCAGTGTCAGTACTTTGCTCTCCATCAGAATGTACCTCTGTTTCACCAAGTGAAGATGCCTGATCAATGTCTGTGCGAGTAGCCAGCTCAGAGAATGGAACAAGCCCCGCTTTAATAGCATGGGCATGAGACTTTCTATGTTTATACAAATTGCTCTTGGTTTTGAATGAAAAACCACAGGGGCCGCACGGATAGGGACGCTCCCCTGTGTGCGACCGGATGTGTTTTTTAAGTACACTGGGCTTAGCACATGCCCTTCCACAGTATTGGCAAATGTACTTCCCTGGCTTCTTGGGTTTCTGCTCCTTCTTATGTCCTTCTTCTTGTTGCTCCGAGCCTGACTGGGAATACTGGCCGAAAGCACTAGGTAAACTTGGAGACTTCTGACGTGGAAAGACTCCATGAGTGCGGGAGTGTACTGGAAACATATCATCTGGTGGCAGAGACTGCAACTGGCCTGGGAATGGCCAAGCATGAGCCTCCAAACCAGACTGTGGCTTTGTACCAGTCAGAAAAGGTTTCTGCATGGGCTGCTGTGGGTATGAATGTGGTAACTGGTAGGAGTATGACCGGGGAAAGAATCGACTTTCTTGAGATGACTGagacactgcatttaaatgCAGCTTTCCAGCGCCTGCAATACCTGTCCCACTGGCACCAGTCTGGAGACCTTCATGGTCCAAATGTCTTTTGCTCTCTGATTCTGCGTAAGTGCTTCTTTTTGTACCAGTAGAAGGCTCAGAGACCCATTTTCTTTGTAAAGGATTCTTCTCACGTGGTTCCTTGCTGCATTTGTGGCTGGCATCTGTTCCTCGTGGCTCCATTTTCTGCTGTATGTAGTTTTTCAAGGTGCCGACGTTTGTTAAATTGCATTCAAGTATATAGTCATGCCAGATAATTTACTAACAATGACATCTACAGAAAAAGTCCTCCATTTCCATTTTTGTGAGATTTGCTCCACATTTGAAAttccaaaatgtgtttttacaatCATCAGCCCACGTTCCTTCCATCAATCACTCTTTTGGCATGGTTATATTTATAAGAATCTTGTTTTGTCCCAATCTTTGCTGCTTCCTCTTCTCGTCAATATACGAAATTATCTGTAAGAGacataaaaagagaaaaatataatttatcTCATTTCAAATGAAGTATAAAATACCAAATGTTCAACAGCTTCTTGAAACATAAAAATATGTGGCTTCAAAAAGGTCCATACGCTGCACAGAGAAGTAATGATTGGTGGTCTAatgagaatgttgagaatcttCAATGAACTAAAACAGAGGAGCTACCGCCCTCCCTTGAGCCATGAGTCATCATTAACAACCATGCCCACTCAGTTCCTAAAAAGACACCAATGTGTAAAAATAGGCTGTGGAACGCAAGTGATGTTCAACGTCATATGTGTGTGGGCGTCTAAAGGGCAAGCTGCAGCATTTTTTCTGCctttgttgctgtttttgttttgcattcTGCTGTTAAATTCATCACACTATAAAAAGGAGACAACTCTATATGATTATAATCGAACCACAATCTACTACAAGCACTTCAAATTACAAAACCTACCAAAAAGACAAAGTAGATTCAATATTTATGATGACAGGATGCTGAATGTGTAATGTATTTCCTGATCTTAGACTTGATTGCAACAGACAGAGCTGCCTGAGAGACTGAGTATGAGTGAGGAAACTGTGACGTTGATGTCTGGAAGCCAGTGTGATTGCTAAAAATAGCAGGGCAGAAAAGCCACTGGTATTTATAGCACCTGAAACTTTTGGTTcgttttgttttcattttcttcCATGCCTGACATAGGAAAATATGCACTCATAAACCAAGACAAGTCATGAGTTTGAACAGAGGCTCACAAGGGTGAATATTTTTAGTGCACAAAGGCTCTGTCCCTTTTTTTATGTACCAGTACCCAGGTTCACTGTGTAGGTTGATGTAACCTTAGGGCATAAACAATTTTGAAAGTTAAATATCCAACGTAGACTTGTATACAGCACTCTACAGCATACACAAAATGATGAAACCAACAGAAAGTCCTGACAAAAGAATGTGACTAGAGGAAACTATCCACATATATTATTTCATCATGTTTTAAATGCAGATGTTTTCTCTTCAAGACTAATATCTTGGCTATTTTAcacctttttaaaatgttgtttggATAGTGTGTTTCAGGGTTAATGTAAAACTGGTATGCACCAGGTGTAAACATAAATGCTGCAGGGACTATATAATGCATAGGTTGTAGCTAGTCTAGACATTCTACCAAATAAAGAAAGTGCTTTTTACATGAGATTTTCCAGGAAAGATGATATGTTGTTATGTTTGGCTAAACCACACTCTTTTGGaatatactgtactgtaaatatacTACACCGTATCCCAAAACCAGACATTACACAGCTGCTGCCAAAATGCTAAGAATATGAAGAAATGCGTTCCCAACATTCAATCTTCGCTACCTTAATGTACACAGCATTTGAGTTGCGATGTCTAAATTTTGAAGGCTTGTGACCTCTGCTGATTTTTCCAGAGAAACAAAGGTCAAGTGATGTTTTCAAGAATAATGGCACCAGCTCGCAGACAACATGGCCTAGAGAAGAGTGATGTACAAAAGCCGAAGTCAGTTTCATATATCAAACTTAATGACAAGCTGGACCTGCTGCGGCTGCACATTATCCGCATACGAAAACGCCACCTTCTGTTAATTAATCTGTCTAGCTTGGCTGCCCACTTGAGCAGGGCACGGACAAGCAGCCCCTTCTCTGATAAACGCAAGGCCTTTCCCCATCACTGCTGGAATGAGTGATGCCACCAGAGTAGGACACCAATGTTCCACCTCTTCAACATGGCTTATGACACTGAGGCAGctagcaaaagaaaaaaaagtctttaaacctttcatgagttttttttttttacacccccCCCATCCTCCTGCATGTGTTGCATAAGATAAGAGGTTTTTAAGTCGAGAGATATCTACTGAATGGATTGCATAAGCTTTTCTGTAGAAACAGGCAAATATGTGCATGGCTgttattttctttgtattttttaaaggcAAAAATACTGACTTTTTCCCCTATtttcagctgagaggaaatgtTCTCAAAATGAGTGTGCATGAGTAGAATATACACACCGTCAAGAGCATAAAGGGCAGACATCCCACACAGAGCACTGCCTCCATTCATAGCACACTTACTGTATCCCTGAATAGGATGACTAAGTGAAATTACATAAACCCAACAAGTTTAAAAAAGTCCAATATGACATGTGGTCTCAATACCACTCTTAAACATGCACAAGCACAGAAGATAGTATGTGCACACAAGCTTTTTTGTGTCATTCTCAGTTAACTACTACTATTTGTGTTGCATTTTTATTTCACTGATGCCTGTTCCTGTTGGTGTGTGGGCTCCTTTCGTCTTAGAATATCACAGATACCTCACACGCAGCTCAGCTCAATGCACATCAGCCCACTCTTATGCTTTGCTAGCAGGAGGGTTACGAAACTTATTGGAGCCCAAATTGCTGCATGGGGGAGATCTATGAGCTGCCGTCTATAGCCACGCTGCCCCAAATGTAGGAGGCTGTTACCCTGGAATGCCAAACAGTCCTCCACAATGACGAACAGTTCCACTGTAATTGAGGCAAAACAAAAGTACATTGTTGTCCCTTCGAGAACAAAAGTATACCTCCTAACCCTATTTATCGATTAGGCATTTCACAGGTTTGCTGTATGATCCCAATGAGGGGATTAAGTGTaggtgttctgcttttgtttgtcaATGAATGTGCACTGGTCTACCAGTCAAAAAGGCATTACAGCATAACCTACCTTTAATATTCCGATATTTTCTTACTGAAAAATCGTTTGCAGAAATGTTTTGCCAAAGTTTTGTCTTTAACACTCCTATGCCACGTTCTTTAACACTGCGCCAAAGTtagaaacaaaggggtactaaAAATCAAGCCTGTCTGTTTCCAGTTCCCTTCACCTTCAAAGAGTTTGGTATTTGCAAATCAAAGGTTCATGGTGTCAATATGCACGTACCACTGCCTGGTGGTGTTATGTCCTGTAAATTGTTCATGGGGGATGAAATAAGAAGTGCACAGATGTCCACATGCAGCCAAACCATGTGtcacacatttacaaaatagatTCTTCAGAGTGATGCCAGGGAAGAACTACTTTCATAGCCTGCATTTCCATTGCATCTACCTATTTAGCCTACAGTGGTTTAGCTACACCCATGATAAGCATCTGATTGCACCAGACTATGAGTTCTACATACTGAGCTGTATGTAAATCTCATCACATAAGATAGAGGAGGTACACTTTGAGCAGAGGTAAAAGTTTGTTTCTTCACTTTAAATTCACTAATAGTTTCCATTCAGTAATTACAGAGTTGATAGTAACCCAGCAACAAAAGACCTGCTTTAAAGTTCATTTTTGCTGTGGTCAGTTATTGGGTAAGCTTTTATTTGTATGTCTCTTCTTAGCCTAAAGTGGAGGACTGCTGCCCTAAGCAGAGTTTTTTAAAACAGAGATTGGAGAAGAAGCTAGGTTGATTTTTCCTAGATTCATGTTCCAAATATTCCAGCTCATTAGTGATGGAGGCAACTTTTACAACTCCAACTGGCTTTATCAACTGGCAAGGAGTAGACAAGTAAGCAGGTCCGAAAATAGATTGAGGTAAGGATCCTACAATAAAGTATTGTGTTTTCTTATGCAGCTGGCACAATTCTTTTCTCACCAATTATTGAAGTCAATTCTGCAAAAATGGCACATGCTCAATGTCATTTTGTCTTGAGCAGTGCAGAGAGAAAAGCAGCAGTGCTCCGGAAATTTCCAAAAGACAAAAACCCCTGAATAATGACCCACTGACGGTATCCTCATATCACCTCCCTTTGCTTTTGCTCagaactttctttctttgcagtCTGTCTTGCCTCCTCGTGAAAGATTTGCCTTTTGCTCACCCAGCAACTTTCTgcagtgagttttttttttggcctgcgTTAGCAGGTCTGGGGGATGTATCACCCCAAAATGTGTGCAAGTCAGCCCCCTCGTGTCCTGCTGACTCCTCATTAGGACCCCTAAGATGAAGTGCAGGCCAACCCTTCGACTAAGCTCGGCAAGCATCACAGCTGAGAGGCCAACATGGAGAAGCGAGTCGGCTCAAATCGAGTCCAGATGGTCAGCGtgctaaaaaaaacatgatgcaTTGAGCTGATGTGATTCAAAATATGTACAATTTCATATGATTACAATATATTGCATCAACACAATTAAAGGAAGTAGACCAAACAGCACTGTGTTGATGTAATGTAGGATCCCCAGACTAAAAAATTACCTTCTCTAATACTGAGACGTTCTTTTGAAATAATGACAGCATTAATCCGGTCAGGTaagaattatttttattgttaaaattattattttatcatttaaaataataaaaataataaaaataataaaaagcgaaagctaacagctaacaggtCTAAAACAAAAGACTGGCCTGGCCCACAGTAATCACAGGGCAGATGCATGGTCATAATTTCCCATGTTATGATGGGCCAAGCAGAGATATACAGAAGGTATATTTTTAATTAGCCTGTAAATAGTAAGTGAATTCTTGCAGACAGAGCTCATACTGAAGTTTGTTGGGATTCTCCTTCAATAATACCTCCATACTTCAGACCTTTTCTGAAACACTGTTAGACCAACTTACCATATACAAATATTTATGATTGCCATTATTTATAATTCTTCTTCTAATCTTTTAGCATTTTTGTAAGCTTTGTCTTTGTCTacaaacccccccccaaaaaaattaaaaacaaaacaaaacaaaacaaaaaaaacacttctcAACGCAAAGAATCTGTCAACTCATGATTCGACTCGTTGACTTATATGGGGCAGCCCTTGTATTGGGGAATTGGTGAAACCACATTTAGTTGCTGCATATTTGACTTCctgtcttcagttttgtctttagTGAATGAAAAGCATGGTCCGTTGGGCTAGGGTTAGGTATGTATGTGTGCCTTAAaaagctcttgggttgctttgTTATGTTTTAGGTTTCATTATCCACCGGTTTTGCAGCATTTGGTGCAATCTAATTAGAGAGTATATctctatacacttcagaattaATCCTGGCATGCATGCTTCTATCAACAGtaatattaacaataaacaccagtgacctaGTTCAATTGGTAGCCATACATgtccatgccataacagtgctcCATGTTTGATGTATACTTCATAAACTCTTCCTTTACTTCTCCATACACAATTTAATCTCAGtttcattttggaataaaatGCAGACCCGGCCACACAACTGTCCGATTACTTTTGAGCCAATGAAATTTGAGTGGCTTTGTGAAATATAGCTGTCATATGTAAGAGTTAATAAATTTTTTGTTAAACCCCTACACTATAATCATTTCAGATTTTCAAAAATTCTAATATTACAAACTAATGATCAAATACATATGGGCCTGACTGTATGTAGTACAATCTGGTTGCTCAGGGCCTTTACTGTAGGAGTCAATGAAAAGCAACTTGTACTCGCGGTTCTATTTCCTTCCACACAAAGAGGACtaagggaaaaaaaatagagaaaaaCTCACAGAGATAtctggagcagagaggaagCAATTAAATAAGAGGAGATGTATTTTTAACGCCGCGGACAGGAGAGCTTGAATGTGagcgagtgtgtttgtgtgtgcacgtCTACACAAGTGTGTAcaagtgatggagagagaaagcgtGCGTGGGAAGCATCCACAGCCATCTCGAGACGGGGTGAGGAGCGTGGGTGACAGTTCCTGTGTGGGAGGAGAAGGCATGAATACCATGCAGGGTTATGGTGCTTATGAATCGCGTTATGAAAGGGAAGGGTGGGGGGTAGACGCGGTTACACAACGCGGGCCTGCCGGCGCTCGGCCAGAGTGGGCCGGCAGCAACGGCAGCCGGATCCGCGGCACCGCGCGGCCCTTCAAGACATTTGGTCGAACACGCAATTATCCAGCAGCTGCGATGCCAGCCACTTGAAGGAGGCAGGAGGGAGCGAGTGAATACACCGGAAAAAGCAGGCAGTCGGCAGGCTTCCATTTACTCAATTTTGCCTCAGCCTGAAAACTAAAGAAGGATTTGCTTGTGGGATGATATGACAGTGCAAAGGACACTTAACCCATACGCTCTAAAGAGTGAAGAGTTATTACTGTTGCTCTGCAGTACTGTATAAACCCAATTACACAATCACATGattgtgtatatgtatacaattacacttatattacttaactagAGAGTGCAGTTCCTGCAGAAAATGCAAGTGTGCACCTGATTGCAATTGCACCTGATGAAAATCTTATGAAATTTGGTCATATGTTTTGTGGGTGTTTGGCATGAGTCCAAAAACATTCGGCTAAATTATGGATTGCAAATACATTTGGCTAATAGAGTGTCCACAAGCTTTTGATTAAAATGCATGCATGGTGTTGGTAAGTGGCTGTTACGcatttgctaagtggttgctatggtgctgcttattggctgctatggtatctgaATTGGTTGATATAgtattgctatgatgttgctaagtcgCTGCAATGATACCCTAGGGGGTTGCTATATATagggggggcagtggtggctcagcggttagagcaccgggatattgataacagggttgtgggttcgattcccgggctcggcaagctgccactgttgggcccttgagcaaggccctttaccctctctgctccccgggcgctggagttggctgcccaccgctctgggtgtgtgtgtgtgtactcactgcccctaacacatgtgtgtgcgtgagtgtgtgttcactaccagatgggttaaatgtggaggacacatttcgctgtacagtgacaaatacgtgcacctttacctttagttgCTAAGTTATTGTTATGGTTACTAGGTTGTTGCTGTGGTGGCTACTaagatgttggatgttggaatACAAAAACATTAGGCTAAATGGTGGAATGCAAATACATTTGACAGAACATGTCAAAAAGCACATTTCAATGTATTCCGGTATTCCTTTTAAATGTATGCAGTAAGTGTTTTGGCCACATTCAGGCACTTACTATATGAACAGCATGTTACATTCAGCAAGACACTAATAAAAACATTAGTTCTGGTAATACATGTGACTGCTAAAGCATAACCTCTCATTAAAGACACAGCAATTGGGACTATTATGAGTAACACTAGCTTTTAGTTTGTAGCCTCCTCTTGGAAGCTGAAATGCAACATTAAACAGCCTAAGCGTACATGCAGCTCAGAGAAGGTCCAGCAATTATACACTGTttacatatacagtatttatagtATCACTGACCATGGAACTTTCCCATTTGCACACTTAAGCTAGTGATACTCTGCCACTAGCCACTTGTCACCCCTCCACTCTTTCTTTCCTGTCTCTTGTCTCCATTACTGAGATGCCCAGCCTAGGGAAGTCCTGTACTCAGACTGCCTAAGAAATTGCTGAGTCTGCCAACAACTGATTTCAGTGATTTAGTAAAGGATTTGCTCCTCTAAGTATTAGGTCAGGCTTAATGTAATGCTTTCTTAGCTCAGACCAAATcattactgtcacacaaaaaccctgtgtctgtattttcactttttcagtttttgacatAGTCAtagtctggcagttgttctttatattatgtcaacatttcatgatggaAAGACCAATAAGAATGATCCAAAATGATAGATATATTACACTGAAATGTAAGTTTTTCCCctatcctgtaaagttgctattttggagaaaCAGATATTGGCAGCTACAAAATACAGTGCCACTCTTAGTTCTCAGGGACACTCTGGTATCCTCACATTGAGCCATGGAGCAAAGTAGTAACTAAAACCTAAGGAACTTTTACTGCATAGCCATCAGTGGGACCAATGTTGAGGCCACTGCCCCAGCAGTGTATACTTCCCTAAAGTAAGTGTATGCCCAGCTTCACAAAAACAGCACTGAAACTAATAGTCTAGTCAATGATGTAACATACTTAAAATGTCTGTTAGTCAATTAAATAATGCAACAGATAGCGTAGATCAGACTAGCCGTATGCAAAAAGTTTGTATACCCCTTTTCAAATTACAAAATAAACTAATCCTTAAcaggaaataaaaaaagcaaatttTAGAAACAACtcctattatttttttttaatttaacctataaaaaaaaagttacttatttacttatgtCTATTGCAGCTAAGGTCTGCGCATTCACATTGAAGGTAAAAGGAGTGTTTCAATCTGGGCTGCTTTTAGAGTAAGGTACAATATAGGGCAGTCAATAAGAGCAGTATTACTACCCGGATTGGATTAAGTTTAGCAATAAAACTCTTACATCCAGAAAACAATAAAATCACCACAGGTAAAAAAAGGGCAGTACCCAAatgttcattcatttttgtcCAAATGGTTGAAAACACACTGCCATGTGTGTCAATCAGTTTTGATTTcacaatttaaatgtatttacttttaACAATTTTgcaattagttttttttttgtgtgtgttaaatATCTATCAGTGACCAAATCCCCCTTTTTCCCCAGTGTGAGGGGGCATTGGACCACTGCTGAGCTCTGTGAAAAACAGtgtaattctgtaattcagGTAATTCttcatttgtcattttctcAGAGGAGGAAGGGGGAAAACACAGACATGGCCAATCcagacataaaaaaataacatacaaGCTCCTGTGAAAGAGAAAATACTGTGTAAATTTGATCCCATCTGCATAGAGCTTTAAAggaacaataacaaaaacaggCAGTTTAACGTTAAGGGATAAAAAGAGGCTGAAAAATGgtacaaatgtaaaaatgaatgaatatatagaatatatatatatatagaagaaGTACAGTGGCCAACTGGCTTCCAGTTGACTCATCAGTCATCTAAGTCTCTAAAATCTGGTGTATAAAATAAACCTCTCCTaaaatgtgtttgtggagtGAATTAATTCTGGAAAGCCTGATGAGGGCCTCTGTAAAACCAAGTATAGACCATAAGATGGCTTTTAGACCTTCCCAAAGCTGATGAATTCTCTGCTTAGTGAGCTGTTGGCT
Coding sequences within it:
- the hivep2a gene encoding transcription factor HIVEP2a, yielding MEPRGTDASHKCSKEPREKNPLQRKWVSEPSTGTKRSTYAESESKRHLDHEGLQTGASGTGIAGAGKLHLNAVSQSSQESRFFPRSYSYQLPHSYPQQPMQKPFLTGTKPQSGLEAHAWPFPGQLQSLPPDDMFPVHSRTHGVFPRQKSPSLPSAFGQYSQSGSEQQEEGHKKEQKPKKPGKYICQYCGRACAKPSVLKKHIRSHTGERPYPCGPCGFSFKTKSNLYKHRKSHAHAIKAGLVPFSELATRTDIDQASSLGETEVHSDGEQSTDTDEETADGAMYLEKSSPVPQISFESDKSTIEKGGEPAYADPAEELAMASMKVPILIVPKQGLPSTAIECTPFTEIKGSHIGGQMIRGDESHTIRQRLALRLTEKKGQDSEQSLNLLSPHSKGSTDSGYFSRSESAEQQISPPNTNAKSYEEIMFGRTWYYRPNSRSRQPITVGMVSAANQDPHNKSCAMMELDMGKISEDHIFFRGGSAESQLVAGCDPKQYPLGPNCQSNAGLLEAPSESGPLIRSNSMPTPSPTNLNVPPGLRGSHSFDEMMSPDDVFYPGAAGLRRLRRQAAFEHGESENYGKISGPVSAMKVVERGVLMSELKGSGSELACPEIRTTYSSYGTKVGMAEMTTRKRRKEKSVGDEEDCAGQYDDTQSGSIETAGEYDLKQGSQESSRATPADKRSMFGGYSPSESFDKGTGMCPEDLVLVQDPDRKAAGNVISVIQHTNSLSRPNSFEKSESVEYQTYHPEKTIGQLSEQSDTENIEDVQSPESVMRSENMEHQQQCDSELISVAQNQQYHMPHKLVRQPNIQVPEIRVTEEPDKPEKEPEVPAKEPEKHVEEFQWPQRSETLSQLPAEKLPPKKKRLRLADMEHSSGESSFESTCTSLSRSPSQESNLSHSSSFSISFDKEESMKSVSPTKQDEFSKQSEFLTVPGSGHSLSIPGHHHKEMRRSSSEQAPCALPTEVPEIRSKSFDYGSLSTSSRQGEVYSSASAMKERRRGYLVRQASLSVYPEAVLQEQGSEMNIKQEHSDQHGPPSPWQGPSSLTSASHSVSGSELVRSKRSAQPVLGSHQLLQQSISEDSQSEDLLQKSPRLPGQLSSDSEASVHEHMSQDVMQQSSLQSSLASSAFLPFQTVYWHPESTQRPKHHLPYQPQQLQKLHIRQPNLQPMLQKTHQPIHQIQGQSASKTDSTSHSYPYLLRTSPQNIGAFSSKVLTTSSLFLQQVQPTFATQNVGSQPPLPGMMVPVRVQTNVPSYGSVMYTSVSQILATHAQSTTSIRIICSDNASTSSLGVPSNHPVGFNLSKILGNSEGSLQFPLWKVPEPLPGRLNTGIPLSLTSGTISTTDASSSIGGSKRMLSPASSLELFIETKQQKRVKEEKMYGQIVKELSAVELSNSSAPKESDACPQPDLLKREDSVDDQERMSSSPPAGFSPSKFPVRPSVSHLPDVPPTDSFTPPLQIVTNTSKRAESPEELDVDESTPEASSSPQSMISSSDTQEDLKQTMGSKIPVNMLVQLAASQSGGGAGSTLLLTDLADVQQFFQFPSLRTTTSVSWCFLNYTKPNFAQTTPLTSVYGSWCVSSYNPNPLSLSTKATLALLRSKQRRNTETYTMAAMYQPGTGKLVSSLLWKQKFEQLKPELMQLDVGKFGKKMKGVNSRDRGKEDHGEKETSSKQHEPTRIKIFEGGYKSNEDYVYVRGRGRGKYICEECGIRCKKPSMLKKHIRTHTDVRPYVCKFCNFAFKTKGNLTKHMKSKAHMKKCLELGVSVTSVDDADAEETDPTEEVQRDAGKIGMLEIMAKHQFSDADDSDGPEEDGDEVDEDEEDDDDYDGDSTPKTRSRSTSPQPYVIPSHSVTAVAASQEAAPELLGSAPKQPLFGYFASLPSIQITQLMVPSERAGEAQMAEYQKLLQGALGEDYKNRLEVPSSMDEEFGLSPEHSSSSFDFSPSRLSSPGCDSSPLREPSPSRRYLSPRRDLSPRGRLSPRREASPLRPLSPRRDVYRRDLSPRRDLSPRSHLSPISHAGRPTSPGRDLSGRRELSPRSRHKGIIRPLSPRRGLHHHSGPWTLNQHPLGEMITATQKSRSQSELEMDQRKSCHHQGDVHSTEAPCSHQGLFSHLPLHSQQQLRTPLPMIPIGGIQMVHSVTGLTHPTRLPLQKSTSEESSTSEVSFHISEGRGANSSSQVAENTSKPQEKVASPKSVSSVSSPSSQTSREDSKEQGDTESKQEESIQTCTKAIASLCIASEEPSEKTAGPVEQFHQSHSPILQQESAPSRPQHFSSSEIRHPLHSGTESGMSATSKMPAAGHSPLYSAEAAEKSPSQLGHGEKPASTKKDKESTKDYTDNR